A portion of the Paenibacillus hamazuiensis genome contains these proteins:
- a CDS encoding PTS sugar transporter subunit IIA, giving the protein MSILSADKVKLNAQPKDKFEAIRMAGQLLVDAGHASAAYIDKMIEREQTLSTYMGNGLAIPHGTQDSKSLIQSTGLSIVQIPQGVDFGDGEKATLVIGIAAAGGEHLDILTNVAMVCSEDENIERIQNASTPEEMIRIFESGMNS; this is encoded by the coding sequence ATGAGCATACTGTCTGCAGATAAAGTGAAATTGAACGCTCAGCCTAAAGATAAATTCGAAGCGATCCGCATGGCGGGACAGCTTCTTGTCGATGCCGGTCATGCCTCGGCAGCTTACATCGACAAAATGATCGAACGCGAGCAAACGCTGTCCACCTATATGGGCAACGGGCTGGCGATTCCGCACGGAACGCAGGATTCCAAATCACTCATTCAATCCACGGGATTGTCGATTGTGCAAATTCCGCAGGGCGTCGATTTCGGAGACGGCGAAAAGGCAACTCTTGTCATCGGCATTGCGGCCGCTGGCGGCGAGCATTTGGACATTTTAACCAATGTGGCCATGGTTTGCTCCGAAGACGAAAATATCGAGCGGATTCAAAACGCGTCGACACCCGAGGAAATGATCCGCATTTTCGAAAGCGGGATGAACTCATGA
- a CDS encoding bile acid:sodium symporter family protein produces MSAIAKISRFVGGTFSLWVIVFACLGFFMPGVFTPLKGYISVFLGIVMFGMGLTLSSADFREVFRRPLEVLIGVVGHYIIMPLLAYVLALVLNLPPDIAVGVILVGCCPSGTSSNVMALLAKGDVALGVSIASVSTLIAPLATPALISVLAGRWMPIDGGALIKDILMVVIFPIILGVIVKSLFKKQAEASIQALPLVSTLAIVTIVAIVVAGSKAKIVDSGLLIFAVVILHNGLGYLLGYWFAKLFRMNYSKRKAVLFETGMQNSGLGAALASAHFNPIAAVPSAIFSVWHNISGSLLATWFARRAEKEGLKTIHAD; encoded by the coding sequence ATGAGCGCTATTGCAAAAATAAGCCGCTTTGTAGGGGGAACCTTTTCTCTCTGGGTCATTGTATTTGCTTGTCTGGGATTTTTTATGCCCGGGGTCTTTACGCCGTTAAAGGGCTACATTTCCGTTTTTCTTGGCATCGTCATGTTCGGGATGGGGCTTACGCTGTCCTCCGCCGACTTCCGAGAAGTTTTCCGTCGTCCGCTGGAGGTGTTGATCGGCGTTGTCGGCCACTATATTATTATGCCGCTGCTCGCCTATGTTCTGGCACTTGTGTTGAACCTTCCGCCCGATATCGCGGTTGGCGTCATTCTGGTCGGCTGCTGCCCGAGCGGGACTTCCTCCAATGTAATGGCGCTGCTTGCAAAAGGTGACGTCGCGCTTGGCGTTTCCATCGCTTCCGTTTCCACATTGATCGCACCGCTGGCTACACCGGCTTTAATCAGCGTGCTTGCAGGCCGCTGGATGCCGATCGATGGCGGAGCGCTCATTAAGGACATTCTGATGGTTGTTATTTTCCCGATTATTCTTGGGGTTATCGTCAAGAGTCTGTTTAAAAAACAAGCCGAAGCCAGCATTCAGGCGCTTCCGCTCGTATCCACTCTGGCGATTGTCACTATTGTGGCCATTGTGGTAGCCGGCAGCAAAGCCAAAATCGTCGATAGCGGCTTGCTCATTTTTGCAGTCGTCATTCTGCACAACGGTCTCGGCTATTTGCTCGGGTACTGGTTCGCCAAGCTGTTCCGGATGAATTATAGCAAGCGTAAAGCCGTTTTGTTCGAAACGGGAATGCAGAACTCCGGTCTCGGGGCTGCCTTGGCATCGGCTCATTTCAATCCGATCGCAGCTGTTCCGAGTGCCATCTTCAGCGTATGGCATAACATCTCCGGCTCCCTGCTGGCCACCTGGTTTGCGCGTCGTGCCGAAAAAGAGGGCTTGAAAACAATTCACGCCGATTGA
- a CDS encoding PTS mannitol transporter subunit IICBA: protein MAEQKQPASADVRVQVQRFGRFLSGMVMPNIGAFIAWGLITALFIPTGWIPNEYLAKLVGPMITYLLPLLIGYTGGSMVHGTRGGVIGAVTTMGVVIGTDIPMFLGAMLVGPFAAWVLKKFDKSIEGKIRSGFEMLVNNFSSGIIGGILAVLAYTVVGPAVQVVSKTLAAGVQVLVHAGLLPLANVLIEPGKILFLNNAINHGVLSPIAVDQAAKTGKSILFMLESNPGPGLGILLAYWLVGRGSAKLSAPGAAIIHFFGGIHEIYFPYILMNPRLILAVIAGGVTGTFTFSVFNAGLVAPPSPGSIFAYIAMAPKGGLLSIFTGVITATIVSFAVAALLLKTSKQSEEEDDLEQAKAKVQQMKQAPNASVAAAAAVAEAATAVKPAAEVRKIVFSCDAGMGSSAMGASLLRKKMTDAGVNVTVTNTAISEIPGDADIVVTHKSLTDRARAKAPQAEHISIDNFLKSPEYDKLVERLK, encoded by the coding sequence ATCGCGGAACAAAAGCAACCGGCGTCAGCCGATGTCAGAGTGCAAGTTCAACGTTTCGGACGTTTTCTAAGCGGCATGGTCATGCCCAATATCGGCGCTTTTATTGCTTGGGGTCTAATTACGGCTTTATTTATTCCGACCGGCTGGATTCCCAACGAGTATTTAGCCAAGCTGGTCGGACCGATGATTACGTATCTGCTCCCGCTGCTCATCGGATATACCGGAGGATCGATGGTTCACGGCACCCGCGGCGGCGTCATCGGTGCGGTGACAACGATGGGTGTGGTCATCGGGACGGACATTCCGATGTTTCTCGGGGCTATGCTGGTGGGACCGTTCGCTGCATGGGTCTTGAAGAAGTTTGACAAATCGATTGAGGGGAAAATCAGATCCGGCTTCGAAATGCTGGTCAACAACTTCTCCTCCGGTATTATCGGCGGAATACTGGCCGTACTCGCGTATACGGTGGTGGGTCCGGCCGTGCAGGTTGTCAGCAAGACGCTGGCCGCGGGTGTGCAGGTGCTCGTTCATGCAGGCTTGCTCCCGCTCGCCAACGTGCTGATCGAACCGGGTAAAATCCTGTTTCTCAACAACGCTATCAATCACGGCGTACTCAGCCCGATTGCCGTAGATCAGGCGGCTAAAACCGGCAAGTCGATCCTGTTTATGCTGGAATCGAACCCGGGGCCGGGACTCGGCATCCTGCTGGCCTACTGGCTGGTCGGAAGAGGTTCGGCGAAGCTGTCCGCACCGGGCGCGGCCATCATCCATTTCTTTGGAGGGATTCATGAGATCTACTTCCCTTACATTTTGATGAATCCGCGTTTGATTTTGGCGGTAATCGCCGGCGGTGTGACAGGAACATTCACGTTCTCCGTGTTTAACGCAGGTTTGGTGGCTCCGCCTTCGCCGGGAAGTATTTTCGCCTATATCGCGATGGCGCCGAAAGGCGGGCTGTTGTCGATATTCACCGGGGTTATTACAGCCACCATCGTTTCTTTTGCGGTTGCCGCACTGCTGCTTAAAACAAGCAAGCAATCCGAGGAAGAAGACGATCTGGAGCAGGCGAAAGCCAAGGTGCAGCAAATGAAGCAAGCTCCGAACGCATCCGTGGCGGCTGCGGCAGCTGTGGCTGAAGCCGCAACTGCGGTAAAACCGGCGGCCGAAGTGCGCAAAATCGTGTTTTCCTGCGATGCGGGAATGGGATCCAGCGCCATGGGGGCATCTCTGCTCAGAAAGAAAATGACTGATGCAGGGGTCAACGTCACGGTAACCAATACGGCGATCAGTGAAATTCCGGGCGACGCCGACATCGTCGTGACGCATAAATCGCTCACCGACCGTGCCCGAGCCAAGGCGCCGCAAGCCGAGCATATTTCGATCGATAACTTTTTGAAGAGCCCGGAATACGACAAGCTTGTGGAAAGACTAAAATAA
- a CDS encoding mannitol-1-phosphate 5-dehydrogenase, producing MKALHFGAGNIGRGFIGLVLSQAGYEVCFSDVNDSLVELLREKRAYTVRLANAAQETFRVSNVTAINGKNPEDVAEAVAQADLVTTAVGVNILKHIAEGIAQGLAKRAQRGAAPLHIIACENAIGGSSQLKEHIYGHLSPELREYADRNAAFPDSAVDRIVPIQTNEDPLEVKVEPFYEWVVDESQTIPGFHRIEGVHYVSELEPYIERKLFTVNTGHCFAAYMGYLQGFGTIQEAMANSEIAANVRHTMEETGALLVKKYGFDREEHQQYIDTILDRFANPYLTDHIERIGRSPIRKISRNDRFVRPALQAFELGLPTQYLTMAIAAALLFDVAADPEAMEIQRSLSEDGLGQTITKYTSLGKEHPLHADIARQYGFLKR from the coding sequence ATGAAAGCTTTACATTTTGGCGCAGGAAACATCGGCAGAGGTTTTATCGGGCTCGTTTTATCCCAAGCGGGTTATGAAGTCTGTTTCTCCGATGTGAACGACAGCTTGGTCGAGCTGCTGCGGGAGAAGCGGGCGTATACAGTTCGTTTGGCGAATGCGGCACAGGAAACGTTCCGGGTATCGAATGTCACGGCGATTAATGGGAAAAACCCGGAGGATGTCGCGGAAGCGGTCGCTCAAGCGGATTTGGTCACGACGGCCGTGGGCGTGAACATACTTAAGCATATTGCCGAAGGGATCGCCCAAGGTTTAGCCAAACGTGCGCAGCGCGGCGCCGCCCCACTCCATATTATTGCTTGCGAAAATGCGATCGGAGGCAGCAGTCAGCTGAAGGAGCATATATACGGCCATTTAAGCCCGGAGCTCCGCGAATATGCAGACCGAAACGCCGCTTTCCCGGATTCGGCCGTCGATCGGATCGTTCCGATCCAAACGAATGAGGACCCGCTCGAGGTCAAAGTCGAGCCTTTTTACGAGTGGGTGGTGGACGAATCGCAAACGATACCGGGCTTTCACCGCATCGAAGGCGTTCATTACGTTTCCGAGCTGGAGCCTTACATTGAACGCAAGCTGTTCACCGTCAATACCGGACATTGCTTCGCGGCATATATGGGTTACCTGCAGGGCTTCGGCACGATTCAAGAAGCGATGGCGAACTCTGAAATCGCCGCAAACGTTCGGCATACAATGGAAGAGACAGGTGCTCTGCTCGTCAAGAAATATGGTTTTGACCGCGAGGAGCATCAGCAATATATAGATACCATTTTAGACCGTTTTGCAAATCCGTATTTGACCGACCACATCGAACGGATCGGCCGTTCGCCGATTCGCAAAATATCCCGCAACGACCGCTTTGTCCGCCCTGCTCTGCAGGCTTTCGAATTGGGGCTGCCTACGCAATACTTGACGATGGCGATCGCCGCGGCGCTTTTGTTTGATGTGGCGGCCGATCCGGAAGCGATGGAAATTCAGCGTTCGTTAAGCGAAGATGGTCTTGGCCAAACGATAACCAAGTATACGTCGCTCGGCAAGGAGCACCCGCTGCATGCCGACATCGCCCGCCAATACGGTTTTTTGAAAAGATAG
- a CDS encoding BglG family transcription antiterminator yields the protein MSQHQRRRQIVELLLSRQDEITAGEIASEIGVSTRTVHRELAELEAILESLGLTLKKKTGKGIQLQGDPERLDALRRTIHGETVLEYTAHERKLYILCMLLTEDEPVKLFTLSHELGVSIPTVTHDLNELDEMILKANLLLVRRRGYGVELTGAEAGKRRLIRLLAMQYLDESDLFGKNPPSPQSAEGKLLALIGKEHFAKVEAALWHAEEIGVSKLEEAEYMRLLIGISIAIARMGQGKHVELNAEHGSMQDKELVSRIVRELTETIPAEFTTAEIAHIASLLEPKNAAADPNELLPAEELYYMEIVRKLIRNMERRSGSRFSEDRTLRDGLLRHLESAIKRLRSGARIRNPLLGQIKKDYEELFDTIRLAVDETMPDLDVPDEEIGFLVMHFGASLERQKQFGRSVRAFIVCTSGIGTSNMLAVRLTNELPQVEIVGHASWFEAARIPESEYDLIISTIDLPLPEHRYMKLSPLLTKEEAERLRLFIQNVTLQHQREAGVQEEKQPAAHKMDRIRRYMDEIGKIIDQFAVYELEQPFTGLQATLEAMCGYVQRAGTIEEVGPIVQLLLERERQSSQIIPDLGIALFHIRSEKVKAPSFTLFRLKEDLQIHDKGPTGVRQLLLMLGPKELSKESLEVLSEISSFLINPEMIELLKTGSQAEIKQFLSEELAVFVGNKK from the coding sequence ATGAGCCAGCATCAGCGGCGCCGGCAAATCGTCGAGCTTCTGCTCAGCCGTCAGGATGAAATTACAGCCGGAGAAATCGCCTCCGAAATCGGCGTCAGCACGAGAACCGTTCACAGGGAACTAGCCGAGCTGGAGGCCATCTTGGAATCGCTCGGCTTGACGCTGAAGAAAAAAACAGGTAAAGGCATTCAACTGCAGGGAGACCCTGAACGGCTGGATGCGTTAAGAAGGACCATTCACGGCGAAACCGTTCTTGAATATACGGCCCACGAACGAAAGCTTTACATTTTGTGCATGCTTCTAACTGAAGATGAGCCCGTCAAGCTGTTTACGCTATCGCATGAGCTTGGCGTTTCGATCCCGACGGTCACGCACGACTTGAACGAGCTGGACGAGATGATCCTGAAGGCGAACCTTCTCCTTGTGCGGCGAAGAGGATACGGCGTGGAGCTGACCGGAGCGGAGGCGGGTAAGCGAAGACTGATCCGCTTGCTGGCGATGCAATACCTGGACGAATCCGATTTGTTCGGCAAAAATCCTCCGTCCCCGCAATCCGCGGAAGGGAAGCTGCTGGCGCTTATCGGCAAGGAGCATTTTGCCAAGGTAGAGGCTGCGCTTTGGCATGCCGAGGAGATCGGAGTCAGCAAGCTGGAGGAAGCGGAGTATATGCGGCTTCTGATCGGTATCTCGATTGCCATCGCCCGAATGGGGCAGGGCAAGCATGTGGAGCTGAACGCAGAGCATGGCTCGATGCAGGATAAAGAGCTGGTGTCCCGAATCGTTCGCGAGCTGACGGAAACGATCCCTGCCGAGTTTACAACGGCGGAAATTGCCCATATCGCTTCGCTGCTTGAGCCTAAAAACGCTGCCGCGGATCCCAACGAGCTGCTTCCGGCGGAAGAGCTGTATTACATGGAAATCGTGCGGAAGCTGATTCGCAATATGGAGCGGCGCAGCGGCAGCCGCTTCAGCGAGGACCGGACGCTCAGAGACGGCTTGCTCCGCCATCTGGAATCCGCGATCAAGCGGCTTCGTTCGGGCGCACGTATACGCAACCCGCTGCTGGGGCAAATCAAGAAAGATTATGAAGAGTTGTTCGATACGATTCGTCTGGCGGTCGATGAGACGATGCCGGATCTGGATGTGCCGGACGAGGAAATTGGCTTTCTCGTTATGCATTTCGGGGCATCGCTGGAAAGGCAGAAACAGTTTGGACGCAGCGTCAGAGCGTTTATCGTATGCACAAGCGGGATAGGAACGTCGAATATGCTCGCCGTCCGGCTGACCAACGAGCTGCCGCAGGTGGAGATTGTCGGCCACGCCTCATGGTTTGAAGCGGCGCGCATACCGGAAAGCGAATACGATCTGATTATTTCCACCATAGACCTGCCTCTGCCGGAGCATCGGTACATGAAGTTAAGCCCGCTGCTGACGAAGGAAGAAGCGGAGCGGCTGCGGTTGTTTATCCAGAATGTGACGCTGCAGCATCAAAGGGAGGCCGGGGTTCAGGAAGAAAAGCAGCCGGCTGCGCACAAGATGGATCGGATCCGGCGGTATATGGACGAAATCGGCAAGATTATCGATCAATTCGCCGTTTACGAGCTGGAGCAGCCGTTTACCGGGTTGCAGGCTACGCTGGAGGCCATGTGCGGGTATGTCCAGCGAGCCGGAACGATCGAAGAGGTGGGGCCGATTGTCCAGCTTTTGCTGGAGCGGGAGAGGCAAAGCAGCCAAATCATCCCCGATTTGGGCATCGCGCTTTTTCATATTCGAAGCGAAAAGGTGAAGGCCCCCTCCTTTACATTGTTCAGGTTGAAAGAAGATTTGCAAATTCATGATAAGGGGCCTACCGGGGTCAGGCAATTGCTGCTCATGCTCGGACCGAAGGAGCTTTCCAAGGAGAGTCTCGAGGTGCTTAGCGAAATCAGCTCGTTCCTGATCAACCCCGAGATGATCGAGCTGCTCAAAACGGGCAGTCAGGCCGAGATCAAGCAGTTTTTGTCGGAAGAGCTGGCTGTTTTTGTGGGGAACAAAAAATAA
- a CDS encoding S-layer homology domain-containing protein, whose translation MLLHVVRRKISVVLVFALLVSTLMPLTVFGETKQFKDIADSYAQKEIQSLVEAGVISGYEDNTFQPKKPMTRAELAKIIVLSLGLKENGDKAAAFKDVDPKSWYRGYVGALVESGITEGTSATSFSPESKVTREELVVFFIRAFGLEDTAKKLPIDAKLSDISDVSEWAKPSVSLAFKNGFINGVQGNDGKLRFNPKDNAERQALARLAYEFKTNKSVYIDKSMELAKEVNKSETPVATPAETPSVTQETTADTTSSTVATRSRHKKDRSTQTPTPETPTEGATPTPTPEPTPTPGPTPEPTPTPGPTPEPTPTPGPTPIPTPINGLQVVVNGESVDSIYAAEESDVIFRVTLDGAETVNASVYKVDDNGNAISMITSLYDDGSIAHGDSLKEDGIYSGKATLNESAEGYIRLRAFTGDVPSSAVFKLSVISHFTDEQLAKAESIANDTQAKLDQMIGQYGDSQKAKEETVTWLQTQAEVQSAGISGTGGSIWYVLNSGILGGISSAPENTKALGSTEPDAAAVQLMAANAFSLTAKNQTAASVGSKRVAVISPFAGKLASSTVYDAVYDKFVQSSYPFVAERIKDSAAGVNFFKGLKNYGVVVLDTHGDTFYDEKVLEALHNKFGIDFPYAGPQAIFLTGEKATTENKKTYELDLKKGRLAIISGYYAITPSFITRYNDLMPDTIVFNGSCRSLYNNSMADAFINNGAGTYYGYTDYVKLTYDQAIVQSVFTALLDENKTTEEAFKAAVAANGANDGLAAFAMKGSNIGAKTEGLINGTFENGTWNGWNGNGDVRVISQLGPLKPTEGNYMAIISTGLGFENNDYHGYDYNSDSYIEQNFIIPAGVATLSFDYNFISEEPKEFVGSIFNDTFKTTVTSSVYINTASVVTSDVYGRTVTSSVYGNGFVTIGGESINDSTIYWTNDNKVAIDFYGGDSTTYMTNWKHVKFDVSQFAGKEPIVLRFHVWDQGDSIYDTAVLIDHVVLE comes from the coding sequence ATGCTATTACATGTAGTACGCCGTAAAATCAGCGTAGTTCTTGTTTTTGCCCTGCTCGTAAGTACTCTTATGCCGCTCACGGTATTTGGGGAAACCAAGCAGTTCAAAGACATCGCTGATTCTTATGCGCAGAAGGAGATTCAATCGTTAGTCGAAGCGGGTGTAATCTCCGGATATGAAGATAACACTTTTCAACCGAAGAAACCTATGACACGTGCCGAGCTTGCGAAAATCATCGTCCTGTCCCTCGGACTGAAGGAAAATGGCGATAAAGCGGCGGCGTTCAAGGACGTTGATCCGAAGAGCTGGTACCGCGGGTATGTAGGAGCATTGGTGGAGTCCGGGATCACTGAAGGGACGTCGGCCACATCCTTCAGCCCCGAGTCGAAGGTAACGCGCGAAGAATTGGTCGTATTTTTCATTCGTGCATTCGGCTTGGAGGATACGGCGAAGAAACTTCCGATTGACGCGAAGCTGTCGGATATATCGGACGTGTCCGAGTGGGCGAAGCCAAGTGTCTCGTTGGCCTTCAAGAATGGCTTCATCAATGGGGTCCAGGGCAATGACGGCAAGCTGCGGTTCAATCCGAAAGATAACGCGGAGCGACAGGCTTTAGCCCGTCTGGCTTACGAGTTTAAAACTAACAAGTCCGTATACATAGACAAATCCATGGAGCTGGCGAAAGAGGTTAACAAGAGCGAAACGCCTGTAGCTACGCCTGCGGAAACCCCTTCAGTTACCCAGGAGACAACGGCGGATACGACGAGCAGCACAGTTGCCACCCGCAGCCGTCATAAAAAGGACCGGTCGACTCAAACTCCGACACCGGAAACACCGACGGAGGGAGCAACGCCAACGCCGACGCCGGAACCAACACCGACACCGGGGCCGACGCCGGAACCAACACCGACACCGGGACCAACGCCGGAACCGACGCCGACACCGGGACCAACGCCAATTCCGACACCGATCAACGGTCTTCAAGTTGTGGTGAATGGCGAGAGCGTGGATTCCATCTATGCGGCTGAGGAGTCTGATGTCATTTTCCGCGTGACGCTCGACGGTGCCGAAACGGTAAATGCAAGCGTCTATAAAGTTGACGACAACGGCAATGCAATTTCGATGATTACCAGTCTGTATGACGATGGTTCGATCGCTCATGGAGACAGCCTCAAAGAGGACGGAATCTACAGCGGAAAAGCGACGCTGAACGAAAGTGCGGAGGGTTACATCCGTCTGCGGGCATTTACGGGCGACGTTCCGAGCAGTGCGGTCTTTAAGCTGTCTGTAATCAGTCATTTTACGGATGAGCAGCTTGCAAAGGCTGAAAGCATTGCAAACGATACGCAGGCCAAGCTGGACCAAATGATCGGCCAATACGGAGATTCGCAAAAAGCGAAAGAAGAAACGGTCACTTGGCTGCAAACGCAAGCTGAAGTGCAAAGCGCCGGTATTTCCGGAACCGGCGGAAGCATCTGGTACGTATTGAACAGCGGAATTTTGGGAGGGATTTCTTCAGCTCCCGAGAACACGAAAGCATTGGGAAGCACTGAGCCAGATGCCGCTGCAGTTCAATTGATGGCAGCGAATGCATTTTCGCTTACTGCTAAAAATCAAACAGCCGCATCGGTAGGAAGCAAGCGGGTTGCCGTCATTTCCCCGTTTGCCGGCAAGCTTGCGTCTTCGACCGTTTATGACGCGGTGTACGATAAGTTCGTTCAGTCGAGTTACCCATTCGTGGCGGAAAGAATAAAAGATTCCGCGGCGGGCGTTAATTTCTTTAAAGGATTGAAGAATTATGGAGTCGTGGTTTTAGATACCCATGGAGATACTTTCTATGATGAAAAAGTACTCGAAGCGCTCCACAACAAGTTTGGCATTGATTTTCCTTATGCCGGGCCGCAAGCGATATTTTTGACCGGAGAAAAGGCAACAACCGAGAATAAAAAAACGTATGAGCTCGATTTGAAAAAAGGAAGACTGGCTATTATTTCCGGTTATTATGCTATTACTCCGTCCTTTATTACACGTTATAACGATTTGATGCCGGATACGATCGTATTTAACGGAAGCTGCCGGAGCTTGTACAACAATTCCATGGCGGATGCGTTCATCAATAACGGCGCCGGTACTTATTACGGATATACCGATTATGTAAAGCTTACTTATGACCAAGCTATTGTTCAATCTGTATTCACAGCTCTGCTCGATGAGAACAAAACGACCGAAGAAGCGTTCAAGGCGGCAGTTGCTGCCAATGGCGCCAACGACGGTTTGGCCGCTTTCGCAATGAAAGGAAGCAACATCGGGGCTAAGACGGAAGGCTTGATCAACGGAACGTTTGAAAACGGAACTTGGAACGGGTGGAACGGAAACGGGGATGTTCGGGTTATTTCCCAGCTCGGGCCGCTCAAGCCGACAGAGGGCAACTATATGGCCATAATCAGTACGGGCCTTGGTTTTGAAAACAACGATTACCACGGTTACGACTACAACTCGGATAGTTATATTGAGCAAAATTTCATTATTCCGGCAGGAGTAGCGACTCTTTCGTTCGATTACAACTTCATTTCCGAGGAACCGAAGGAATTTGTAGGTTCTATTTTCAATGATACTTTTAAAACAACAGTTACTTCCAGCGTATACATCAATACCGCTTCCGTCGTGACCTCCGATGTTTATGGAAGAACTGTAACGTCCAGTGTCTACGGAAACGGCTTTGTCACCATTGGCGGCGAATCGATCAACGATTCCACAATATACTGGACCAACGATAACAAAGTGGCGATTGATTTCTACGGCGGGGACAGCACGACCTACATGACGAATTGGAAACATGTAAAATTTGACGTAAGCCAATTCGCCGGCAAAGAGCCGATCGTCCTTCGCTTCCACGTTTGGGATCAGGGAGACAGTATCTATGATACGGCTGTGCTGATCGATCATGTTGTTTTAGAATAA
- a CDS encoding enolase C-terminal domain-like protein: protein MKIVDLQVVRFRVPAYNGFNVAGHQHPVSGRWSEEALIRIVTDEGAEGVYVSSQRHFEPTDKFPFERLPDLSAGGGREGSFQVNSSSWDVLLKTVRPHLIGEDPFCRERIWRKLSGLQRSFPKLTDRILAMIDLTLWDLAGKVSKLPVYKLLGGHREKVKAYASTMVGDHYKGGLSTPEEYADFAEACKKQGYKAFKLHTWMDEVWTPSTIMATPDPLRDVEACRAVRERVGGDIVLMLDPYHTYSRQQALTIGRELEKLNYYWLEEPMNEYSVSSYAWLSEQLDIPVIGPESHAGKIYARTEWVIHKAADILRAGVMGVGGLTPFMKIVHLAEAFGIPLEAHSPGVGTLHAIASMSIPGEYYERGLLHPFLNYDVTPPWLNEMVDPMDEEGFISVPQGPGLGVDINYDYIERQRIIEE, encoded by the coding sequence TTGAAAATCGTCGACCTGCAGGTGGTGCGGTTTCGAGTTCCGGCATATAACGGCTTTAACGTGGCCGGCCATCAGCATCCGGTATCCGGACGCTGGTCCGAGGAAGCGTTGATTCGCATCGTGACGGATGAAGGTGCGGAGGGCGTGTATGTCAGCTCGCAGCGTCATTTTGAGCCCACGGATAAATTCCCGTTTGAACGTTTGCCGGATTTGTCAGCGGGTGGCGGTCGGGAGGGCAGCTTTCAGGTGAACTCGAGCTCGTGGGATGTTCTGCTCAAGACGGTGCGGCCGCATCTGATCGGAGAGGATCCTTTCTGCCGGGAACGCATATGGCGGAAGCTCTCCGGGCTGCAGCGGTCGTTTCCGAAGCTGACCGACCGGATTTTAGCGATGATTGATTTGACGCTTTGGGATTTGGCGGGCAAGGTCAGCAAGCTGCCGGTCTATAAGCTGCTGGGCGGTCATCGGGAAAAGGTAAAGGCCTATGCCAGCACGATGGTAGGGGATCATTATAAGGGCGGCCTCAGCACGCCGGAAGAATATGCGGATTTTGCCGAGGCGTGCAAGAAACAGGGATATAAGGCGTTTAAGCTGCATACATGGATGGACGAGGTCTGGACGCCTTCCACGATCATGGCGACTCCGGATCCCCTTCGCGATGTCGAGGCTTGCCGTGCGGTGAGGGAACGTGTAGGCGGCGATATCGTGCTGATGCTTGATCCGTACCACACCTACTCCCGCCAGCAGGCGCTGACCATCGGGAGAGAGCTTGAGAAGCTGAACTATTACTGGCTTGAGGAGCCGATGAACGAATATTCCGTGTCGTCTTACGCATGGCTCAGCGAGCAGCTGGACATCCCGGTCATCGGGCCGGAATCCCATGCGGGCAAAATTTATGCCCGAACCGAATGGGTGATCCACAAAGCGGCCGATATTTTGCGGGCGGGCGTAATGGGCGTCGGCGGCTTGACTCCGTTTATGAAAATCGTCCATTTGGCCGAAGCCTTCGGCATTCCGCTTGAGGCGCACAGTCCCGGCGTCGGAACGCTGCATGCTATCGCCTCGATGAGCATCCCCGGCGAATACTATGAACGCGGGCTGCTGCATCCCTTCCTGAATTACGACGTCACGCCTCCTTGGCTGAACGAGATGGTCGACCCGATGGATGAAGAGGGCTTCATCTCCGTTCCTCAGGGGCCGGGCCTCGGTGTGGACATCAACTATGACTACATTGAGCGGCAGCGGATTATTGAGGAGTAA